The proteins below are encoded in one region of Chloroflexota bacterium:
- the csm5 gene encoding type III-A CRISPR-associated RAMP protein Csm5, translated as MKYKVTVETLTPLHIGTGTDLLAKFDYVSRPSDRMTYVLDQEAVYADELERNGATAQLNKPAGALLSSENWREGSPFVRYTLHGSTTIERVHEQIKDAHGRCYLPGSSLKGALRTAIMAYAIRSGEFKPQGEQLGPRSEWAAQQWEHDAFGRNSNYDLLRALQVADSGALPTTPSALELCSARVFTGGEPSIPVEVEAVRKGTTFQTEITIDELALKYAPELDWEDRQLWLTNLIEILQQTSRQRIEEELATTSAKGFEEAAIFYKRLMATAEALKGKSAAVIQLGWGAGWTGMTVGGVLTKELQDRARQKYKLGKPQKAGRDWEPDLSKSFPKSRSLRAIPSSVGDDRPGLPLGWMLLVFAPAGQPSPEWVALSRKAKAAFKPLADQSVAIKQSLVPPTVEPAPSPVEPTPDSISTKPALPVRPEPPKSKPSVPKPAARPLIPTFAEVPKVGDRFKGEVFDAQGRALQLLIPGLDDTVAYASIAAEDNDSSKKFKEGDSVVCEVIGLEQEKSGCWRVKCRRG; from the coding sequence ATGAAATACAAGGTAACAGTGGAGACTCTCACCCCTCTGCACATTGGCACAGGCACGGACCTGCTGGCAAAGTTCGATTACGTCTCCAGGCCCAGCGACCGGATGACGTATGTGCTTGATCAGGAGGCGGTGTACGCCGATGAGTTGGAACGCAACGGGGCGACAGCGCAGTTGAACAAACCGGCCGGGGCGTTGCTGAGTTCGGAGAACTGGCGTGAAGGCTCGCCGTTTGTGCGCTACACTCTGCACGGCAGTACGACGATTGAGCGTGTGCACGAACAAATAAAGGATGCTCACGGACGATGCTATTTGCCCGGCTCGTCTCTGAAAGGAGCATTACGCACGGCGATCATGGCGTATGCGATCCGGTCGGGAGAATTCAAACCACAAGGAGAGCAGTTGGGGCCGCGCTCGGAATGGGCGGCACAGCAATGGGAGCATGACGCTTTTGGGCGCAATTCTAACTATGATCTATTACGCGCCTTGCAGGTTGCCGATAGCGGCGCTCTGCCTACTACGCCTTCAGCGTTGGAGTTGTGCTCAGCGCGAGTGTTCACCGGCGGCGAGCCAAGCATACCAGTAGAAGTGGAAGCAGTGCGAAAAGGCACGACTTTTCAAACCGAGATTACGATTGACGAGCTAGCATTGAAGTATGCGCCCGAGCTGGATTGGGAAGATCGGCAATTGTGGTTGACGAATTTGATCGAGATACTTCAGCAGACCAGCCGCCAACGGATTGAGGAAGAATTGGCGACCACCAGCGCCAAAGGTTTTGAAGAGGCGGCAATTTTTTATAAGCGACTGATGGCGACGGCTGAGGCGCTGAAAGGAAAGAGCGCGGCAGTGATTCAACTGGGATGGGGAGCGGGTTGGACCGGGATGACGGTAGGCGGGGTGTTAACCAAAGAATTGCAGGATCGCGCCCGACAAAAATACAAATTAGGGAAGCCGCAAAAAGCAGGGCGGGACTGGGAGCCGGATTTGAGCAAATCGTTTCCCAAAAGCCGCAGCTTGCGGGCAATTCCATCCTCGGTGGGCGACGACCGGCCCGGCCTGCCATTGGGCTGGATGCTCCTGGTGTTTGCGCCAGCGGGCCAGCCTTCGCCAGAGTGGGTCGCATTGAGCCGCAAGGCTAAAGCGGCGTTCAAGCCGCTGGCCGATCAGTCTGTTGCGATCAAGCAATCGCTTGTGCCGCCAACAGTAGAGCCAGCACCTTCGCCGGTTGAACCGACCCCGGACTCGATCTCGACAAAACCCGCCCTGCCTGTTCGGCCCGAACCGCCGAAATCGAAGCCGTCAGTTCCAAAACCCGCCGCCCGCCCCCTCATCCCCACCTTCGCCGAAGTTCCAAAGGTGGGTGACCGCTTCAAGGGCGAAGTGTTCGACGCTCAAGGGCGCGCGTTGCAATTGTTAATTCCGGGGCTGGATGATACGGTCGCCTATGCCAGCATCGCCGCTGAAGACAACGACTCCAGCAAGAAGTTCAAGGAGGGCGATTCGGTGGTGTGTGAAGTGATTGGACTGGAGCAAGAAAAGAGTGGATGCTGGCGGGTGAAGTGCCGGAGAGGATGA
- a CDS encoding TIGR02710 family CRISPR-associated protein: MVEVDLKVLTEQWLAIQDRNERNSFYDEAVFPAIKQVVVAREQAELPVPYTHLILPVGLSPEPLILSILILRPEKVYLLYTRASERYLDRIFQETGLRLSQVDKDEVDETNVPDIYQKVKAIYTHWGRPDRIAVDVSGGKKSMVGGCALAGALIGARLFYMDSDFLQEFRKPSPGSERLAILSNPYDVFGDLELERAKALFHELDFAGAKRLLGELAARSSTPEQYTARAMLCEAYAAWDDWDITSAHERLSQVIGAVEKFARRDTDTPLAFAISSLRQQLDVLERLKQAQALLAKSESELDALRTPKFFQPMLGSLRATALRQEQRGKRDVAALLWYRTIEFLSQQRLSSYNLRSGQIDYTQVAGGASAELLERYQKAFKTDDKKGKTKLPEVLPDEVDLTKGYAFLQALGDEFAQKVHFGKIRSKVNARNKGVFAHGFVPLSQTDYEDFKSLALDLLGEFRALAHDYADDWNNCEFIEAL; encoded by the coding sequence ATGGTTGAAGTTGATCTAAAAGTTCTGACCGAGCAATGGCTGGCGATCCAGGATCGTAATGAACGCAATAGCTTTTATGACGAGGCCGTATTTCCGGCGATCAAGCAGGTGGTGGTGGCGCGTGAACAGGCCGAATTGCCTGTTCCGTATACGCATTTGATATTACCAGTGGGCTTATCACCCGAGCCGCTCATTCTCTCTATCCTGATTTTGCGACCGGAAAAAGTCTACCTGCTTTACACCCGGGCTTCGGAACGCTATCTGGATCGTATCTTCCAGGAAACAGGTTTGCGGCTGAGTCAGGTTGACAAAGATGAAGTGGATGAGACGAACGTCCCGGATATCTACCAGAAGGTCAAAGCAATTTATACGCACTGGGGCAGGCCGGATCGAATCGCTGTGGATGTCAGCGGCGGCAAAAAATCAATGGTCGGCGGGTGCGCTTTGGCTGGAGCGTTGATTGGAGCGCGGCTCTTTTATATGGATTCGGATTTTTTGCAGGAGTTCCGCAAACCATCGCCGGGCAGCGAGCGATTAGCCATCCTAAGCAATCCTTATGATGTGTTTGGGGATTTGGAACTTGAGCGAGCTAAGGCCCTGTTCCATGAGTTGGATTTTGCCGGTGCGAAGCGATTGTTGGGTGAACTCGCGGCGCGTTCATCAACGCCAGAACAATATACTGCGCGAGCAATGTTGTGCGAGGCTTATGCCGCCTGGGATGACTGGGATATAACATCGGCCCATGAACGGTTATCGCAGGTGATTGGAGCGGTTGAAAAGTTTGCTCGCCGTGATACAGATACGCCGTTGGCATTTGCTATATCGTCATTGCGTCAACAACTTGATGTGCTGGAGCGGCTTAAACAGGCTCAGGCATTACTGGCCAAGAGCGAGTCGGAATTGGATGCTTTGCGAACCCCTAAATTCTTTCAGCCAATGCTTGGTTCGTTACGGGCAACGGCACTGCGTCAGGAGCAACGAGGCAAGCGTGATGTGGCGGCTTTGTTGTGGTACCGAACAATTGAATTTCTAAGCCAGCAACGATTGAGTTCCTATAATCTGCGGAGCGGGCAAATTGATTACACCCAAGTTGCCGGCGGCGCATCGGCTGAATTGCTCGAGCGGTATCAAAAAGCCTTTAAAACCGATGACAAAAAAGGAAAGACCAAGTTGCCGGAGGTCCTGCCGGATGAAGTGGATTTGACTAAAGGCTACGCCTTTTTGCAGGCTTTGGGCGATGAATTCGCGCAAAAGGTTCATTTTGGCAAAATCCGCAGCAAAGTGAACGCCCGAAACAAGGGAGTGTTTGCCCACGGCTTTGTGCCTTTATCGCAAACAGATTATGAAGATTTCAAATCATTGGCATTG